A single window of Phaenicophaeus curvirostris isolate KB17595 chromosome 7, BPBGC_Pcur_1.0, whole genome shotgun sequence DNA harbors:
- the TMBIM1 gene encoding protein lifeguard 3, which produces MAQPSAPPPYDDKNPLYPPPAGGYPQPPHYAGGYPQPGGYPAAGGYAQPGGYPQPGGYPQPGMAMPNMPIRFGEDGIGDGSPFQSSDWDDRKVRHTFIRKVYAIISLQLLVTVGIIATFTFVSPVRSFVQRNVAVYYASYAVFLVTYLVLVCCQGPRRRFPWNIILLSIFTCAMGLMTGTIASMYETKAVLIAMLITAIVAIIVTIFCFQTKVDFTSCPGLFCVLGIVVMVTGIITAIVLSFKYVPWLHMLYAAIGAIAFTLFLAYDTQLVLGNRKNTLSPEEYIYGALTIYTDIVYIFTFILQIVGRD; this is translated from the exons ATGGCACAGCCCAGCGCGCCACCGCCCTACGATGACAAGAACCCCCTCTACCCCCCACCCGCAGGGGGgtacccccagcccccccactACGCCGGGGGGTACCCGCAGCCTGGGGGGTACCCTGCAGCAGGGGGGTACGCGCAGCCAGGGGGTTATCCCCAGCCAGGGGGGTACCCCCAGCCAGGGATGGCCATGCCCAATATGCCTATTCGGTTCG GTGAGGATGGCATCGGGGATGGCTCCCCCTTCCAATCATCTGACTGGGATGACAGGAAAGTCCGGCACACCTTCATCCGCAAG GTCTATGCCATTatctctctgcagctgctggtgaCGGTGGGGATCATCGCCACGTTCACCTTCGT CTCCCCCGTCCGCTCCTTCGTCCAGAGGAACGTTGCCGTCTACTACGCCTCGTA CGCCGTGTTCCTGGTGACCTACCTGGTGCTGGTCTGCTGCCAGGGTCCCCG GAGACGCTTCCCCTGGAACATCATCCTGCTGAGCATCTTT ACGTGTGCCATGGGGCTGATGACAGGGACGATTGCCAG CATGTACGAGACCAAAGCTGTCCTGATTGCCATGCTCATCACAGCCATTGTGGCCATCATTGTCACCATCTTCTGCTTCCAGACCAAG GTTGATTTTACATCATGTCCAGGACTCTTCTGCGTGCTGGGCATTGTGGTCATGGTGACCGGGATCATCACTGCCATCGTCCTCTCCTTCAAATAT GTCCCCTGGCTCCACATGCTGTATGCAGCCATCGGCGCCATCGCCTTCACCCTG TTCCTTGCCTATGACACCCAGCTTGTGCTGGGGAACAGGAAGAACACGCTGAGCCCCGAGGAGTACATCTATGGCGCCCTCACCATCTACACCGACATTGTCTACATCTTCACCTTCATCCTGCAGATCGTGGGTCGGGATTAG
- the AAMP gene encoding LOW QUALITY PROTEIN: angio-associated migratory cell protein (The sequence of the model RefSeq protein was modified relative to this genomic sequence to represent the inferred CDS: deleted 2 bases in 2 codons; substituted 1 base at 1 genomic stop codon), with protein sequence MEPAMEPAEGPAEGPGALGFHGDEEIIEVVELGPPGPDDLADEMEDVDFDDDEVEEPEAEAWETEDEEGLEDGMEAQDDSEVTFSLHSASVFCVSLDPKTNTLAVTGGEDDKAFVWRVSDGELLFECTGHKDSVTCAGFSYDSVFVATGDMSGLIKVWRVDSKEEVWSFEMADLEWMEWHPQAHVLLAGTADGNSWMWKIPSGDCKTFQGPACPATCGRILPDGKRAVVGYEDGTMRIWDLKQGTSLHVLKGQDGHQDPLTCVASNQDGTLIMTGSVDCHAKLINSATGKVVCVFKLESVVPKSGRGEGEEVESNSVESLGFCNVTLAIYDLSTQSLRHKCQRGXGIVQLLWEESSAVVYTCSLDGVVRLWDARSGKMISEYRGHSAEILDFAVNKDASIVVTTSGDHQAKVFCVQRPDR encoded by the exons ATGGAGCCCGCCATGGAGCCCGCCGAGGGGCCCGCCGAGGGCCCGGGGGCGCTGGGCTTCCACGGCGACGAGGAGATCATCGAGGTGGTGGAGCTGGGCCCGCCCGGGCCGG ATGACCTGGCCGATGAGATGGAGGACGTGGACTTTGACGACGATGAGGTGGAAGAGCCTGAGGCCGAAGCTTGGGAGACggaggatgaggaggggctggaggacggCATGGAGGCGCAGGACGACAGCGAAGTCACGTTCTCCCTGCACTCGG cttctgttttctgtgtgagcCTTGACCCCAAGACCAACACGCTGGCGGTGACGGGCGGGGAGGACGACAAGGCCTTTGTGTGGCGCGTAAGCGATGGAGAGCTCCTGTTCGAATGCACAG GACACAAGGATTCGGTCACCTGTGCTGGCTTCAGTTACGATTCTGTGTTTGTGGCCACGGGTGACATGTCTGGGCTTATCAAAGTGTGGCGAGTGGACTCTAAGGAAGAAGTGTGGTCCTTCGAGATGGCAGACTTGGAG TGGATGGAGTGGCACCCTCAAGCCCACGTCCTTCTGGCTGGCACGGCTGATGGCAACTCCTGGATGTGGAAGATCCCCAGTGGAGACTGCAAAACATTCCAGGGCCCTGCGTGCCCAGCCACGTGCGGCAGGATCCTGCCTGATG GGAAGCGAGCGGTGGTGGGGTACGAAGATGGGACTATGCGCATCTGGGACCTGAAGCAGGGAACCTCACTGCATGTCCTGAAAG GCCAGGAtggccaccaggaccccttGACATGTGTGGCCAGCAACCAGGATGGCACCTTGATCATGACAGGCTCTGTGGATTGTCACGCCAAGCTGATCAACTCTGCCACGGGCAAG GTGGTGTGCGTGTTCAAGCTGGAGAGCGTGGTCCCCAAG TCCGGCCGCGGTGAGGGCGAGGAGGTGGAGTCCAACTCGGTGGAGTCGCTGGGCTTCTGCAACGT CACGCTGGCTATCTACGATCTCTCCACGCAGAGCTTGAGGCATAAGTGCCAACGAGGCTGAG GGATCGTGCAGCTACTGTGGGAGGAGAGCTCGGCCGTGGTGTACACCTGCAGCCTGGATGGGGTCGTGCGGCTCTGG GATGCCCGCTCGGGGAAGATGATCAGCGAGTACCGAGGGCACTCGGCTGAAATCCTTGACTTCGCTGTCAACAA GGACGCCTCCATCGTGGTGACAACCTCTGGTGACCACCAAGCCAAAGTGTTCTGTGTCCAGCGCCCCGATCGCTAA
- the ARPC2 gene encoding actin-related protein 2/3 complex subunit 2: MILLEVNNRIIEETLTLKFEGAAAGNKPEAVEVTFADFDGVLYHISNPNGDKTKVMVSISLKFYKELQEHGADEVLKKVYGSYLVNPESGYNVSLLYDLENLPADKESIVHQAGMLKRNCFASVFEKYFKFQEEGKEGEKRAVIHYRDDETMYVEAKKDRVTVVFSTVFKDDDDVVIGKVFMQEFKEGRRASHTAPQVLFSHREPPLELKDTDAAVGDNIGYITFVLFPRHTNAAARDNTINLIHTFRDYLHYHIKCSKAYIHTRMRAKTSDFLKVLNRARPDAEKKEMKTITGKTFTTR, from the exons AAACAAACCAGAGGCAGTAGAAGTAACATTTGCAG ACTTTGATGGAGTCCTTTACCATATTTCAAACCCCAATGGAGACAAGACAAAAGTGATGGTcagtatttctttgaaattctaCAAGGAGCTCCAGGAACACGGTGCTGATGAG gTTTTGAAGAAAGTCTATGGAAGCTACTTGGTAAATCCTGAATCAG GTTACAATGTCTCTTTGCTCTATGACCTGGAGAACCTTCCTGCAGACAAGGAGTCAATCGTACACCAAGCTGGCATGTTGAAGCGCAActgctttgcttcagtctttgagaagtatttcaaattccaggaagagggcaaagaaggagaaaaaagagctGTCATCCACTACAGGGATGATGAGACAAT GTATGTTGAGGCAAAAAAGGACCGCGTCACAGTTGTGTTCAGCACGGTATTCAAGGATGATGATGACGTGGTGATCGGAAAGGTGTTTATGCAG GAGTTCAAGGAAGGTCGCCGGGCGAGTCACACAGCCCCACAGGTGCTCTTCAGCCACAGGGAGCCACCCTTGGAGCTGAAAGACACAGATGCAGCTGTCGGCGACAATATTGGCTACATCACCTTTG TGCTGTTCCCCCGTCACACCAATGCTGCTGCCAGAGACAACACCATAAACCTGATCCACACATTCCGGGACTACCTGCACTATCACATCAAGTGCTCGAAG GCCTATATTCACACGCGTATGAGGGCAAAAACATCAGATTTCCTCAAGGTGCTGAACCGTGCCCGTCCAGAcgcagagaagaaagaaatgaaaacaatcaC GGGGAAGACATTCACAACCCGTTAA